The sequence TCACTGACCCTCCAGCCGGGCCGGATCTGCGGGCTGATCGGGATGAACGGTTCCGGGAAATCGACGCTGTTCAAGTCGATCATGGGGCTCGTGCGCCCGTCGTCGGGGACCGTGTCGATCGCGGGTGGAACCCCGAATCGCGCACGGGCCCAGGGTCTCATCTCCTATGTCCCACAGTCCGAAGACGTCGACTGGGACTTTCCCATCTCCGTCCGCGAGGTCGCGATGACCGGCCGGTACGGACGGCAGAACATCTTCCGTCGGGCGTCGGCCCGCGATCGTACCGCCGTCGACGACGCCCTCGCGCGGGTCGGGCTCACCGACCTCGCCGACCGCCAGATCGGCAAACTCTCAGGCGGACAACGTAAACGAGCGTTCGTGGCCCGGGGGATCGCGCAGGGTGCGGAAATACTCCTGCTCGACGAGCCGTTCGCCGGCGTGGACAAGCGTTCGGAACGAACCATCGTCGATCTCCTGGTGGCCGAATCCGCCCGCGGCGCGACGATCCTGATCTCGACCCATGACCTGTCCACCCTGCCGTCCTTCGCCACCGAGGCCGTCCTGCTGATGCAACGCGTGCTGGTTCACGACACCCCCGCCGAGGCGCTCCGCCCTGAGCACCTCGCGCTCGCCTTCGGCGTCGACGTCCTCGGTGACCACCGCGGCCGCTCGGCCGCGTCGCACCTCGACCCGCGCACGAGCGATCCGGGGGTGGCCGGATGATCGACTTCCTCATCGAACCGTGGACGCTGTCGTTCATGCGCGACGCCTTCCTCGCGAGCGGGGTCGCGGCCGCGGTATGTGCCCTCATCAGTTGTTGGATCGTGCTGATCGGCTGGTCGTTGATGGGCGACGCGGTCTCGCACGCGGTGCTACCCGGTGTGGTGCTGTCGTACATCGTCGGTGTGCCGTTCGCGATCGGCGCGGTGATCTTCGGATTTCTGGCGGTGGCGCTGATCGGGGCCGTTCGTGACACGAGTCGGGTGAAGGAGGATGCCGCGATCGGCATCGTGTTCACCACCCTGTTCGCACTCGGACTGGTGCTGGTCTCGGCCACGCCCAGTCAGACCGACCTCAACCACATCCTGTTCGGGAACGTCCTCGGCGTCTCCGGCTCGGATCTGTGGCAGTTGCTGATCCTGGCCGCGGTGGTCGCGACGGTACTGGTGGCCAAGCGGCGAGATCTCACTCTCTATGCCTTCGATCCGGTCCACGCCCATGCCATCGGCCTCTCCCGACGATGGCTCGGGCACTGTTGCTCGGTCTGCTCGCCCTGACGTGTGTGGTCGCGTTGCAGGTGGTCGGCGTCATCCTGGTCGTCGCGATGCTGATCATCCCCGGGGCCTCGGCCCACCTGCTGACCGACCGGTTCGGGCACATGCTGGTGATCGCCCCGACAATCGCGGTGGCCGCCACGATCGTCGGCGTCTACATCAGCTACGGCGCCGACGTCTCTCCCGGCGGAATGGTGGTGGTGACACAGGGTGTGATGTTCACGCTGATCTATTTGCTCGCGCCGCGAAATGGCGTCCTGACCAGGTGGATCGACCACCGTCGAACGTCCGCGGCGTCGGCCTGAGGCAGCGCGGCCCCGGTGCGGTGGACCAGCCATCGTTACACTTGCCGATGGTGACGATGCAGAACTCCGCAGACGACGACCTACGCAGACAGCTGCCGACGGTGTCGCCGATCGCCGAGATCACCCGATTCGGCACGGCGACCGCCCACACGGCGGCGGGCGTCGGGCGCTTTGTGCTCCACAGCCTCGGGGACGCCGTCCACGGCCGCCGCCCCACCTCCCAGCGGGTCGCCCACGAGATCCGCACGACGTTCGAACATCTCGGTCCCACCTACGTCAAACTCGGTCAGCTCATCGCGTCGAGCCCCGGGGTGTTCAGCGAGACGCTGTCGGCCGAGTTCGAGTCCCTCCTCGATCGGGTGCGTCCGGCCGACCCCGCAGACATCCGGCGACTGTTCATCGACGAGTTCGGTCGCGGTCCCGAAGAGGTCTTCGCGTCGTTCGACATCGAGCCGATCGCGTCCGCGTCGATCGCGCAGGTCCATACCGCGACGCTGCACAGCGGTGAGGAGGTCGTGGTGAAGATCCAGCGACCCGGGATCACCGAACGCCTCGCACCGGACGTCGCCCTGCTCGAGCGATTCGCGGGACTTGCGGAGATCTCCGAATACGGCCGCATGCTGAGCGCCCGGCACGTGGTCGAGGACTTCGCCGACGGGCTGTCGGCCGAGCTCGACTTCCGCAACGAGGCCGACACCATGCGCGAGTGGTACGAGTGTCTACGACCGGGTCCGTATGGCAGCCGCGTCCGGGTGCCCGAGGTCCACGACGAGTTCACCACCTCCCGCGTCCTCACGATGGAACGGGTCTACGCGATCCGCATCGACGACGCCGAAGCCGTGCGTGCGGCAGGACACGACGGCGTCGCGCTGTGCCGTAATCTGCTGCTCTCCCTGCTCGAATCCGCATTCCACGGCGGACTCTTCCACGGCGATCTCCACGCGGGCAACGTCCTCGTCGATGCGGATGGCACTCTCGTACTGCTCGACTTCGGCATCGTCGGACGGTTCACCAAACGGACGCGCCGGATTCTGCGACAACTGGTCGTCGATCTCATCGTGCGCGGTGACTACGAATCGGCCGGCCGGGCCATCTTCCTCCTCGGGGCCGTGCACAATCCCACGTCGTCGACGGCCCGCGGCGCCGAGGACATCAAGCGGGTCACGACGCCGCTCTCATCGACCGATCTCGGGTCGATGTCGTACACGGACCTCGGACGCCAGCTCGCCGCAGTCGCCAAAGCACACGATGCCCGGCTGCCGCGCGAACTCGTTCTCGTCGGCAAACAGCTTCTTTACGTCGAGAAATACATGAAGCTGCTCGCACCTCGATGGAAAGCCATGTCCGACAAAGAGATCTACGGCTACATGGCCGGGATCATGAAAGAGGCCGAACGCGACAGGCGAGCAGACCGCAGCCGATCGGGCTGACCGTCGGCGGCCCGGGAGAAGGCGTATGGCACGGTCGTTGCCAGGAATGTCCGAGACCTCCGTCGGGTTACGGCGCGGCGCCGCTACTGTTGTGACGTTGAGTCCGGAGTACAGGAGTGGAGAGAATGAGACGACTTTGGCTGGCGCTGCCGGCGTTCCTCGGCGCCGCATGCATCGCCGCTGCCATAGCCATACCGCTGTTCCTCGTACCTCAGCTGCGCGTGGTGCCCCTCGACCTGGACATCACGTCGGTCGCGACCACGGTGCCGGAGGACGGATCCAGCGGTGACCGGTTCCCCGCCCGGATCTTCGATCGCTGCTCGGTCAGTGAACGCAAGGCACGCGTCCTGGACGCACACGCCACCCAGCAGCGCCGGTCGGTCATCGTCGACCCGTCGGACAAGCGCCAGGCGACGCTGCAGTCGGCCCAGACCGTTCAGATCGACCGCGTGCGAGACGCCGCAGGCAACGAGACCGACCCGTCGATGGCGGCCGCCGACAGCGAGCGCAAATGTGACGACGGGCTGCTCACCGCGAACATCGATCGGGTCTCGGTCAATCGCAAGTCCTCGGTGCCCAACGGCACCGTCAGCTCGCTGCAGCTCGAGGCCGCGCCCGAAGGTGTGAATCCGAAGGACGTCTCGGTCGATCTCCCCGATCGCAAGGGCTTCCAGTACAAATTCGGCTTCGACGTCAAGAAGCGCTCCTACCTGTACTACGACACGAACACCCGCCAGGACATCCCCGTCAACTTCAAGGGCGAGAAGGACATCAACGGGATCACGACCTACGAGTTCGTCGGCGACGTGCCGGAGACCGACGTCTCGGGCCTGCCGAACGCGCAGGGCGAGGCAGCGATCGGCACGATCCTGACGATGCCCGCGAGCTGGTGGGGTATCAGCGGCCGCGGCGTGAAGCCGACCGACAAGATCACGATGCACCGGTATGCCACGGCCACCCGGCACGTGTTCGTCGAGCCGGAGACCGGCACCATCATCGACGGTGTCGAAGACCAGCATCAGTTCTTCCGGTCACCCGACCAGAGCTCGGACACGCCCGCGCCGGTACGGGACTTCCGCATGGATGTCCTCAAGGCGCGGTTCAAATGGTCCGATCAGACCGTCAGCAACCAGTCCGCCAAAGCCGACGACTACCTCGGTCAGCTCAAGCTCGGCAGCTTCTGGTTGCCGTTGATCCTCGGCATCGTCGGTGTGCTGCTGCTGGGCCTGTGGGGCTTCCTGATGTGGCGTGCACGCCGCGACCGGGACGGCGACGACACCCCGCCTGCCGATGACACGACGGCGTGGGACGACGCCGAGACCACGGGGAGCACCGGGCCCGGGCGGCATGAGGTCGACCCGACCGTTCCGGTGGCCGGGGCGGCCGCTGCCGGTGCCGGGGCGGCCGGCACCTCGCTCGATCCGTGGGATCGACCGACCGAGCAGATCCCACGGGTGGACACACCCACCGACGAGCCGGGCGACGACACTGCGACGCAGACGTTCACCCAGCCTCCGGCGGCAGACGACTCCGAAACGCAGACATTGCGGCCCACGGACGAGTTCCGGCCCACCGACGACGACGACACCCAGCACTTCCGCCGTCCACCCGGCGAGTAGCCGACCGTAGTCCCGCCAAGGCTCCCACCACACGCTCGTTCCCGAGCACGTGGTGGGAGCCTTGTTCGTCCGCGCGGCCTCGCCATCGATCCGGCCCGTCCCCCACCCTCGGGCCCAGTTCCCCGCCGGCCGGGCACAGTTCCCGCCGACCGGGCACAGGGGCCCCGTCAGAACACCGACGGTTTCACGGGCACGCGCCCGGTCGACGCGAAACCGGGCCCGGTCGGCGGGGGTGGTGGGTGCACAACACAAACGCGGCCGGTGACCCTCAGGTCACCGGCCGCGTCGGTCGGGATCAGTCCGTGGCGATCAGAAGAACGCCGGGCGGAAGGTGCTGGCCCACGACTGCTTGAAGTCGCTCTCCCAGTAGTCCCACCAGTGGACGCCGTCCGGGGTGATGTGCGTGGTCAGCTTGACGCCCGGGACCACGGCCAGACGACCGATGTAGATCTGGCTGCTGGTCGACGCGGCGACCTCGAGCGGGACCATCTGCGCGAACTTGACCGGGTTGAAGTTGGCGCTGGCCGGATTCACCGACGAGTCGTACTTGCTGCCGACGCCGGTGCCCGACGACACGTAGACGTGCTTGCCCGCGAGGTTGTTGGCACTCAGGAACGGGTCGTTGGCGGCCCATTGACCGGCCGGCCAGATGCCCCACATGTTGATCGGGTTGCCGCCCATCTCGGCGACCGACGCCTGGATGCCCTGGTTGAAGCCCGGCAGGGTGACCGTCGGGTAGCCGCTGTAGGACGCGACCGCGCGGTAGAAGCCCGGGTGGCGCGATGCCAGGTTCAGTGCCGAGGTGCCCGACATCGAGAGACCGGCGATGCCGTTGCGGCGGTTGTCGCTGTTGTGGCGACGCTGCATGTAGGCGGGCAGCTCGCGGGTCAGGAAGGTCTCCCACTTGTTGAGGCCCAGCTTGGGATCGGTGCGTTCCCAGTCGGTGTAGAAGCTGCCGCCACCGCCGAACGGGATCGCCACGTTGGTGCCCTTGCCGACCATGAAGCGGTCGACGTCGGTGTTCTGCAGCCAGCCGCTGGTGTTGTTCGGGGCGCGCAGACCGTCGAGGACGTACAGCGTGGGCTTCGGGCCACCACCGCCACCGTCGACGATGCGTACCGGGATGTTGCGGTGCATTGCCGCGGAGTAGACGTACTCGGTGTTACCGGCCGCCTGAGCTGTCGGAGCAGCGACCATGGTCACGCCCGTTGCGGCCACCACGGCCACAAGTCCGGCGACCAAGCGCTTACGGGCGCGTGTCAGCATTGATGTTGTCCTTATCGATCTTGACCACGAAGTGGGCCACGGTCATCTCACGGGATTCTATGGCTCGACGGCCCTGCGCATACCCGTCGTGAGGCAGTGTAACGGCTCGATAACACACCGGCAAAGCCAGGAATGGCGATCGTGATCTCTGCCGATGGGCGCTGGCACGCGCCCCGTGACTTCTACCTGTACGTATCTGACCTCCACACCGGTGCCGGAACTTTCCGTGGACGCGGGTGCACACCGACGAAACCGCGCCGTTATCGATTTGCGTGCGCAACCGCGATCGGTCGGGGTACCGATGCAGGCGCGGGCCGGCCAGACACCGGGTGAATCGCTGCGACATCGCGCAGCCGCCGCGGCGGCACCACTAGGCTGTGCCCGTGAACCTGGACGAGTACCGCCGTCACGACGCCACCGCCCTGGCCGAATTGGTGCGCCGAGGCGAGATCACCCCGACCGAGTTGCTCGCGCTCGCGCGGCAACGCGCCGATGCGGTGAACCCCCGCCTCAACGCGATCGTCCGCCGGATGGACGAGGAGGCGGACGCGCGGGCGAGCGGCCAGGAGCTCTCCGGCCCCTTCGCCGGTGTCCCGTTCCTCATCAAGGACCTGGCCCAGGAGTACAAGGGGTATCCGACCTCGAGTGGCTCGCGGTCACTGGCCCGCCACGTCGCCCCCGAGCATTCCCATGTGGTCCGTCGTTTCCTCGACGCCGGGCTCGTGATCTTCGGCAAGACCAACACCCCGGAGTTCGGCGCGAAGGGCATCACCGAGTCCGACTTCTGGGGCCCGGCGCGCAATCCGTGGCACACCGATCACACGCCGGGCGGCTCGTCTGGTGGTTCGGGCGCGGCGGTCGCGGCGGGCATCGTGCCTGCGGCCGGCGCCAACGACGGAGGCGGGTCGATCCGCATCCCGGCGGCCTGCAACGGGCTCGTCGGTCTGAAACCGACCCGTGGCCTCTCCCCGTTCGGCCCGGCGACCGGCGAGGCGATGTTCGGGATGGCGGTGCAGGGGGTGGTGTCGCGCACCGTGCGCGACGCCGCAGGACTCTACGACGCCATCGTCGGGCCCACTCCCGGCTCGGTGTATCCGACACCCACGCCGACCACTCCGTTCGCCACCCGGATCGCCGACCGGCCGTCGCGGTTGCGCATCGGCTATTCGGCGTCGTCGGCGATCAACCCGAATCCGGCTCCCGAGGCGGTCGCCGCCGTCGAGCACGCCGCCACGCTGCTCGAGGGCCTCGGTCACCACGTCGAGGAGGTGGCTCCGCCGTATGACGACGCCGAGCTGGCGCGAGACTTCCTGACCATCTGGTTCGCGGTCCTGGCCACCGAGGTCGACGAGGCGCGCACCCTCACCGGCGCCACCGACCGCGACTTCGAGGCGGACACCCTCGCCATGGCGGAACTCGGGCGATCCACGGGTGTGGTCGCGGCGCTGAGCGCTCTGAACAAGGTGAACGAGCATGTGATCTCACTGGAGACGTTCCACCAGTCCTACGACTACTTCCTCACACCGACACTCGCCACGCCGCCGCTGCGGATCGGCGCCACGACGACACCGCCGCCGCTGCAGGCCGCCTCTCGGGTCATCTCCAAGCTACGTGCCGGAAACCTGCTGGCCCGCACCGGAATCCTCGACGACCTCATCGAACAGAGCCTCGGCTGGGTGCCCTACACCCAGCTCGCCAACCTGACCGGTCGACCGGCGATCAGCGTGCCGCTGCACTGGACGGCCGCCGGTCTCCCCCTCGGCGTGCAGTTCGTCGGGCGTCTGGGCTCCGACGGCGATCTCCTCGCCTTGGCCGCCCAACTCGAAGAAGCCGATCCCTGGGCGCACCGCTACGGCGACATCCCGCTCTGAGACGCGCCCGCAGCGTGGTTCGTCCCCCGGGTACGTGAACCGAGCGGACCATCGCACTGCGGACGCTAGTCTCGACGTCAACGGAAACGAGGGAGGGTGCGGTGAGCCAGCAGCAAGCCGATGCGGTGGTGGTCGGGTCGGGTCTGGCCGGGTTGGTCGCGACCTACGAGCTCACCCGGGCGGGCCGCAAGGTCATCGTCGTGGACCAGGAGAACCGCAACAACCTCGGCGGACAGGCGTTCTGGTCGCTCGGCGGGCTGTTCCTGGTCGACACCCCGGAACAGCGCCGGCTCGGAATCAAGGACTCCGCCGAACTCGCGCTCCAGGACTGGATGGGATCGGCCGGTTTCGACCGCGAGGACGAGGACTTCTGGCCTCGGCAGTGGGCCCGCGCCTACGTCGAGTTCGCGTCGTCGACCAAGCGTCAGTATCTCCACGACCTCGGACTCCGGATCACCCCGATCGTCGGGTGGGCCGAACGTGGCGGCGGTTTCGCCGACGGCCACGGCAATTCGGTGCCGCGTTTCCACCTCACCTGGGGCACGGGCCCGGAGGTCGTGCGCGTGTTCGCCGAACCGGTCCTCGAGGCCGAGAAGCGCGGGCTGGTGGAGTTCCGTTTCCGCCATCGTGTGGACGAGATCCTCGTCGAGGGCGACGCCGCCGTCGGCGTCACCGGCTCGGTGCTGGCACCGACCGATCTCGACCGGGGAGTCGCGTCGTCGCGCGAGGTGGTCGACGACTTCGAGATCCGGGGCGACGCCGTGATCGTCACGACCGGAGGTATCGGGCACAACCACGAGTTGATCCGCGCGAACTGGCCTACCGATCGGCTCGGCCCGGCCCCGACGACGATGATCTCCGGCGTCCCGGCCTACGTGGACGGCCGGATGCTCGGCATCGCCGAATCCGCCGGCGCCAGTCTGGTCAACCGAGATCGTATGTGGCACTACACCGAAGGCATCCACAATTGGGATCCGATCTGGCCCGACCACGCCATCCGGATCATCCCCGGGCCATCGTCGCTGTGGCTGGATGCGAACGGAAACCGTTTGGCGCCACCGAATTTTCCCGGCTTCGACACGAACTCGACGATGAAGGCGATCCTCTCCACCGGATACGACTACTCGTGGTTCATCCTGACCCAGGCCATCATCGAGAAGGAATTCGCACTGTCGGGCTCCGAACAGAACCCCGACATCACCAGCAAGGACCTCAAGTTCGCCGCCAAGAGCCGCCTGGCGAAGGGCGCGCCGGGACCGGTGCAGGCGTTCACCGAACACGGCGTCGACTTCGTGGTGAGCGACACTCTGCCGGAACTTGTGGCCGGGATGAACGCGATCACGAGAGGCCCGAAGCTCGACCTGCAGCACGTGGAGCGGGTGGTCTCGGCACGTGATGCCGAGATCGACAACAAGTTCTCCAAAGACGCTCAGTTGATGGCGATCACCAATGCCCGTCAGTACCTCGGCGACAAGCTCGTGCGCGTCGCCAAACCACACCGCATCCTCGACCCGCAGTTCGGGCCGCTGATCGCCGTGCGGTTGAACATCCTCACCCGTAAGACGTTGGGCGGCTTGGAGACCAACCTCGACTCCCAGGTCATGCGTCCCGACGGCACCGCCTTCGACGGGTTGTTCGCCGCCGGCGAGGTCGCGGGATTCGGTGGCGGTGGCGTGCATGGATACAACGCACTCGAGGGAACCTTCCTCGGCGGTTGCATCTTCTCGGGCCGCGCCGCAGGCCGCGCGATCGCCCGGCGATGACCCGCCTCACGGCCTAAAAGGTCTGGCTCGCCTACCCATTCGGGCGCAGGCGCTGATCTCGACGACCACCGAAGGTCCGCTAGAGTGAACGGGTGCCGGTCCCGCAGACGATCCTGACGCGCAAGACGAAGGCGGCCCTGTTCCTCGTCCTCACCGTCGACGACGGCGGCGAGGACACGGTACGCGACGTCTTGTCGGATCTCCCCACGCTCGCCCGTGCGGTCTCCTCACGTGCCCCCGAGGCCGCACTCTCGGCGATCGCCTCCATCGGATCGCAGGCCTGGGACCGTCTGTTCGACGGGCCCCGCCCCCGGTCGCTGCGCCCCTTCGTCGCCTACCAGGGCGAAGTGCACACTGCACCGGCCACCCCGGCGGATCTGCTGCTGCACATCAAGGCCGATCAGCTGGATCTGTGTTTCGAGGTCGGCCGCCTGGCGATGAACGCGCTCGGCGGCGCCGTCACCGTCGTCGACGAGGTCCACGGCTTCCGCTACTTCGATCTGCGTGACCTCATCGGTTTCGTCGACGGGACGGAGAATCCTGTCGGGCAGGCGGCGATCGACGCCATCACCGTCGGTGACGAGGACCCCGAGTTCGCGGGCGGGAGTTACGTCGCGATCCAGCGCTACGTGACAGATCTGGAGGCCTGGAACGCGCTGACCGTCGAGGAGCAGGAAGCAGCGATCGGGCGCACCAAGACCGACAACGTCGAGATGTCCGACGACGTGAAGCCGTCCAACTCCCACGTCGCGCTCAACGTGGTCGAGAACGACGACGGCGAAGAGATCGACGTGGTCCGCGACAACATGCCGTACGGGGACGTCTCCGCCGATGGTGAACTCGGCACCTTCTACATCGCCTACTCGGCCGGCCCGGACGTCACCGAAGAGATGCTGCGCAAGATGTTCATCGGCGATCCGCCCGGGAACTACGATCGGCTCCTCGACTTCACCACCGCGGTGACCGGCGCGCAGTTCTTCACGCCCACCATCGATTTCCTCGAGGATCCGCCCCCGGCCCCGACGGAGTCCTCCTCCTCGGAAGAGCCCGGCTCCTCCGACGAGGAGCCAACCGAACCCGCGGACACCCGACCCGCCGACCACTCACTCGGCATCGGGTCCCTGCGTTGACCACCACCACCAACCCGCACCGGCCGACCCACAGGAGGCAGCCATGAACAACCTGCATCGCGAACTCGCACCGATCTCGGACGCCGCGTGGGCGGAGATCGAGGAGGAGGCCACGCGTTCGTTCAAGCGCAACAGTGCCGCTCGCCGGCTCGTGGACGTGAAGGGCCCGCTCGGCAACGATGTCGCGTCCGTCTCGCTCGGCCACCGGACAAAGATCGACGCCCCCGCCGACGGCATCCTCGCCTTCTCTCGGCAGGCACAGTCGCTGGTGGAACTGAAGGTGCCGTTCACCGTGACCCGGGAGGCGATCGACGACGTCGATCGCGGCTCGAAGGACTCCGACTGGGATCCGGTCCGCGATGCCGCCGCCGAACTCGCCCGCGCCGAGGACCGGGCGGTCTTCGAGGGATACCCGGCGGCAGGCATCAGCGGAATCCGCGCCGCCGCGTCGGTCACGCCGATCGTGCTGCCCGACGACGTGCGCGACTATCCGGAGGCGCTCGCCCAGGCCACCAGTGCCCTGCGGCTCGCGTCGGTCGAGGGGCCGTACTCGCTGGCGCTGTCGGCCGAGGTCTACACACTGGTCAACGAGACGTCCAACCACGGCGTCCCGATCCGCGACCACCTCCAGCGTCTCCTCGTTGCCGGTGGCGACATCGTCTGGGCGCCCGCCATCTCCGGCGCCTTCCTGCTCAGCACCCGCGGGGGCGACTTCGAATTGAACATCGGCCAGGACGTCTCCATCGGATACGACTCACATGACGGGGACACCGTGACCCTCTACTTCAAGGAGTCGTTCACCTATCTGACCTACACGCCGGAAGCCGCGGTGCCGTTCACCTTCGCACCTTGAGATGCGCGCGTGGCGGGCTCCCGGCCACGGAGTCGGAAATCCGGTCGCAGGCCGACGGTGGACATTGCTAGCGTCATCGGAGTGATCTCGTCATGCTGAGTCGGCTCATCCGCACCTACCTGTCGAACTATCCGCGGAACATGGTTGCCGTCGTCGCGCTGCAGGCCGTCGCGACCGCGGCGATGCTCTATCTGCCGACGCTGAACGCCGACATCATCGACGACGGCGTCGCGCGCGGAGACACCGACTACATCCTGCGCACCGGCGGCTGGATGCTCGTCATCTCCGTCGCCCAGGTCATCTGCACGATCGCCGCACAGTACTTCGGTGCACGTGCCGCGCTCGGTGTCGGCCGCGACATCCGGCACGACCTCCTGCATCGGGTGAACACCTTCTCGGCTCGTGAGATCGGCGGATTCGGTGCGCCCTCCCTGATCACGCGCACCACCAACGACGTGCAACAGGTGCAGCTGCTGGTGGTGATGAGTACGGCGATCCTGGTGATGGCCCCGATCATGTGCGTCGGCGGCATCGTCATGGGTGTCCACGTGGCACCCGGACTGTCCTGGCTGCTGGCCATCGCGGTCCCGATCCTGGGCATCACCATGGCGTTGATCATCGGTCGGATGATCCCCGGATTCCGGGCGATGCAGGAGCGTATCGACGCCGTCAACCGAGTGCTGCGCGAGCAGATCACCGGGATCAGGGTGGTCCGCGCATTCGTGCGCGAACGCCACGAGATCCAGCGTTTCGCGGTCGCCAACGACCGCCTCGCCGATGCGACCTTGCGCGTCGGCCGGTTGATGGCCCTGATGTTCCCGCTGGTCATGCTCATCACCAACGTGACGATCGTCGCGGTGATCTGGTTCGGTGGCCACGCGGTGTCCGACGGCAGCGTGGAGATCGGCGCACTGACGGCGATGATGAGTTACGCCATGCAGATCATGATGT is a genomic window of Gordonia sp. SID5947 containing:
- a CDS encoding metal ABC transporter ATP-binding protein, whose amino-acid sequence is MLLPEHLSPQDDSRTPAVELTDLTVRYGSVLALDKVSLTLQPGRICGLIGMNGSGKSTLFKSIMGLVRPSSGTVSIAGGTPNRARAQGLISYVPQSEDVDWDFPISVREVAMTGRYGRQNIFRRASARDRTAVDDALARVGLTDLADRQIGKLSGGQRKRAFVARGIAQGAEILLLDEPFAGVDKRSERTIVDLLVAESARGATILISTHDLSTLPSFATEAVLLMQRVLVHDTPAEALRPEHLALAFGVDVLGDHRGRSAASHLDPRTSDPGVAG
- a CDS encoding AarF/UbiB family protein, with the translated sequence MTMQNSADDDLRRQLPTVSPIAEITRFGTATAHTAAGVGRFVLHSLGDAVHGRRPTSQRVAHEIRTTFEHLGPTYVKLGQLIASSPGVFSETLSAEFESLLDRVRPADPADIRRLFIDEFGRGPEEVFASFDIEPIASASIAQVHTATLHSGEEVVVKIQRPGITERLAPDVALLERFAGLAEISEYGRMLSARHVVEDFADGLSAELDFRNEADTMREWYECLRPGPYGSRVRVPEVHDEFTTSRVLTMERVYAIRIDDAEAVRAAGHDGVALCRNLLLSLLESAFHGGLFHGDLHAGNVLVDADGTLVLLDFGIVGRFTKRTRRILRQLVVDLIVRGDYESAGRAIFLLGAVHNPTSSTARGAEDIKRVTTPLSSTDLGSMSYTDLGRQLAAVAKAHDARLPRELVLVGKQLLYVEKYMKLLAPRWKAMSDKEIYGYMAGIMKEAERDRRADRSRSG
- a CDS encoding DUF3068 domain-containing protein, which gives rise to MRRLWLALPAFLGAACIAAAIAIPLFLVPQLRVVPLDLDITSVATTVPEDGSSGDRFPARIFDRCSVSERKARVLDAHATQQRRSVIVDPSDKRQATLQSAQTVQIDRVRDAAGNETDPSMAAADSERKCDDGLLTANIDRVSVNRKSSVPNGTVSSLQLEAAPEGVNPKDVSVDLPDRKGFQYKFGFDVKKRSYLYYDTNTRQDIPVNFKGEKDINGITTYEFVGDVPETDVSGLPNAQGEAAIGTILTMPASWWGISGRGVKPTDKITMHRYATATRHVFVEPETGTIIDGVEDQHQFFRSPDQSSDTPAPVRDFRMDVLKARFKWSDQTVSNQSAKADDYLGQLKLGSFWLPLILGIVGVLLLGLWGFLMWRARRDRDGDDTPPADDTTAWDDAETTGSTGPGRHEVDPTVPVAGAAAAGAGAAGTSLDPWDRPTEQIPRVDTPTDEPGDDTATQTFTQPPAADDSETQTLRPTDEFRPTDDDDTQHFRRPPGE
- a CDS encoding alpha/beta hydrolase family protein, with protein sequence MLTRARKRLVAGLVAVVAATGVTMVAAPTAQAAGNTEYVYSAAMHRNIPVRIVDGGGGGPKPTLYVLDGLRAPNNTSGWLQNTDVDRFMVGKGTNVAIPFGGGGSFYTDWERTDPKLGLNKWETFLTRELPAYMQRRHNSDNRRNGIAGLSMSGTSALNLASRHPGFYRAVASYSGYPTVTLPGFNQGIQASVAEMGGNPINMWGIWPAGQWAANDPFLSANNLAGKHVYVSSGTGVGSKYDSSVNPASANFNPVKFAQMVPLEVAASTSSQIYIGRLAVVPGVKLTTHITPDGVHWWDYWESDFKQSWASTFRPAFF
- a CDS encoding amidase — protein: MNLDEYRRHDATALAELVRRGEITPTELLALARQRADAVNPRLNAIVRRMDEEADARASGQELSGPFAGVPFLIKDLAQEYKGYPTSSGSRSLARHVAPEHSHVVRRFLDAGLVIFGKTNTPEFGAKGITESDFWGPARNPWHTDHTPGGSSGGSGAAVAAGIVPAAGANDGGGSIRIPAACNGLVGLKPTRGLSPFGPATGEAMFGMAVQGVVSRTVRDAAGLYDAIVGPTPGSVYPTPTPTTPFATRIADRPSRLRIGYSASSAINPNPAPEAVAAVEHAATLLEGLGHHVEEVAPPYDDAELARDFLTIWFAVLATEVDEARTLTGATDRDFEADTLAMAELGRSTGVVAALSALNKVNEHVISLETFHQSYDYFLTPTLATPPLRIGATTTPPPLQAASRVISKLRAGNLLARTGILDDLIEQSLGWVPYTQLANLTGRPAISVPLHWTAAGLPLGVQFVGRLGSDGDLLALAAQLEEADPWAHRYGDIPL
- a CDS encoding FAD-binding dehydrogenase; this encodes MSQQQADAVVVGSGLAGLVATYELTRAGRKVIVVDQENRNNLGGQAFWSLGGLFLVDTPEQRRLGIKDSAELALQDWMGSAGFDREDEDFWPRQWARAYVEFASSTKRQYLHDLGLRITPIVGWAERGGGFADGHGNSVPRFHLTWGTGPEVVRVFAEPVLEAEKRGLVEFRFRHRVDEILVEGDAAVGVTGSVLAPTDLDRGVASSREVVDDFEIRGDAVIVTTGGIGHNHELIRANWPTDRLGPAPTTMISGVPAYVDGRMLGIAESAGASLVNRDRMWHYTEGIHNWDPIWPDHAIRIIPGPSSLWLDANGNRLAPPNFPGFDTNSTMKAILSTGYDYSWFILTQAIIEKEFALSGSEQNPDITSKDLKFAAKSRLAKGAPGPVQAFTEHGVDFVVSDTLPELVAGMNAITRGPKLDLQHVERVVSARDAEIDNKFSKDAQLMAITNARQYLGDKLVRVAKPHRILDPQFGPLIAVRLNILTRKTLGGLETNLDSQVMRPDGTAFDGLFAAGEVAGFGGGGVHGYNALEGTFLGGCIFSGRAAGRAIARR
- a CDS encoding Dyp-type peroxidase; the protein is MPVPQTILTRKTKAALFLVLTVDDGGEDTVRDVLSDLPTLARAVSSRAPEAALSAIASIGSQAWDRLFDGPRPRSLRPFVAYQGEVHTAPATPADLLLHIKADQLDLCFEVGRLAMNALGGAVTVVDEVHGFRYFDLRDLIGFVDGTENPVGQAAIDAITVGDEDPEFAGGSYVAIQRYVTDLEAWNALTVEEQEAAIGRTKTDNVEMSDDVKPSNSHVALNVVENDDGEEIDVVRDNMPYGDVSADGELGTFYIAYSAGPDVTEEMLRKMFIGDPPGNYDRLLDFTTAVTGAQFFTPTIDFLEDPPPAPTESSSSEEPGSSDEEPTEPADTRPADHSLGIGSLR